The sequence below is a genomic window from Streptomyces sp. NBC_00582.
GGCGTCGGCGGGCTGCCGTTCGAGTCGGCCGAGCTGGATCTGGCCGAGGGCAGTGTCCTCGCGTTCTACACGGACGGGCTGCTCGCGTCCGGCGAGCGGGAGGCGGAGCAGGGGGACCGGCTGCTGAGCGAGGCCCTCGCCGCGTACGCCGACTCCCTGGACGAGACCTGCGACCGGGTGCTGCAGGCCCTGCTGCCTGCAGGGGGCGTCGCCGACGACGTGGCGCTGCTGCTGGCCCGCACCCGGGGGCTGCCCGCCGCGCAGGTCGCGACCTGGGACATCCCCGCCGATCCGGCGCTGGTCGCGCCGATCCGCAAGCAGGTCGTCGCCCAGTTGGCGCACTGGGGGATGAGTGGGGCGTCGTTCACGGCCGAGCTGGTGGTGAGCGAGCTGGTCACCAACGCGATCCGGTACGGGGCCCACCCGATACGGCTGCGGCTGATCCATGACGCGACGACGCTGATCTGTGAGGTGTCCGACACCAGTCACACCGCGCCGCACCTGCGGCGGGCGAAGACCTGGGACGAGGGTGGGCGGGGATTGCTGCTGGTCGCGCAGCTCACGCAGCGGTGGGGAAGCCGGCATACGCCGGAGGGGAAGACGATCTGGGCGGAGCTGGGGCTCGTCGAGGAGGAGTAGGGCGTACGTCGTGGTGGGTTAGGTTGGAGGGCGGCTGCGGGTCGTACTGGGCTGGTCGCGCCCACGCGGCGGAGCCGCAAAATCAATACAGCCCCGCGCCCCCGGGTGGGTAGACGGGCCCTGAACCACCGTCCTGAACCCGCTCCGGAGATCTGCCCTGAACGCCCCGCTCGCCGAAACCCTGTCCGTCTCGCTGCTCGTCGCGTCGCTCGCCTGGGCCGTTCTGCGGCCCGCCGGGCGGTCGGAGGCGTTCGTCGCCGTTCCCGCCGCTGTCGTGGCCGTGGGGCTGGGGGCCATCTCACCGGGCCATGCGCTGGAGGAGGCCGAGCGGCTCGGGCCCGTCATCGGGTTTCTCGCCGCGGTGCTGGTGCTGGCGCACCTGTGTGACGTCGAGGGGCTCTTCACCGCGTGCGGGGCGTGGATGGCGCGGTGGGCGGCGGGGCGGCCCCGGCGGCTGCTCACCGCGGTGTTCGTGCTGGCCTCGGTCGTCACCGCCGTGCTCAGCCTGGACGCGACCGTGGTGCTGCTGACGCCGGTGGTGTTCGCCACGGCCGCCCGGATGGGCGTGCGCTCGAAGCCGCACGTCTACGCCTGCGCGCATCTGTCGAACACGGCCTCGCTGCTGCTGCCGGTCTCCAATCTGACCAACCTGCTGGCGTTCACGGCGAGCGGGCTGAGCTTCACCCGGTTCGCGGCGCTGATGGCACTGCCGTGGCTGGTCGCGGTGGGCCTGGAGTACGCGGTCTTCCGGCGGTTCTTCGCCGACGACCTGCCCGCCGGACCGTCCGGCGCCGAGCCGGTCCCCGACACCGGTCCCCCGCCCGCGCTGCCGCTGTTCGCGCTGGTCACGGTGGGGTGCACGCTGGCCGGGTTCGTGGTGGCCTCGGCGCTCGGGATCGAACCGGCGTGGGCGGCGCTCGCCGGGGCACTGGTGATGGCCGGGCGGGCGCTGGCGCGGCGGCGGGTGACGCCGGTGGCGGTGGTGCGGTCGGCGGCGCCCGGCTTCCTGGCGTTCGTGCTCGCCCTCGGGATCGTCGTTCGGGCGGTCGTCGACAACGGGCTCGCCGACGCGCTGCGGCACGCCCTGCCGGACGGCTCGGGGCTGCTCGCGCTGCTCGGGGCCGCCGCGCTGGCCGCCGTGCTCGCCAACCTGATCAACAACCTGCCCGCGGTCCTGGTGCTGGTCCCGCTGGCCGCCCCGGCCGGGACCGGAGCCGTCCTCGCGGTGCTCCTCGGGGTGAACATCGGCCCCAACCTGACGTACGCCGGTTCGCTCGCGACGCTGCTGTGGCGGCGGGTGGTGCAGGAGCGCGCGGAGCACGTCGGGGTAGGGGAGTTCACGCGGCTCGGCCTGCTCACGGTGCCGGTCACGCTGGGGGCGGCGGTCGTGGCGCTGTGGGTGTCGCTCCAGGTGGTCTGAGCCCGCTCCCCCGTGGTCGGCGTCAGGGGCGTTTGCCGCCGAAGGAGGAGCCGTTTCCGTAGCCGTATCCGTCGTACCCGCCGTACCCTCCGTACCCGCCCGAGGAGCCGTAGCCGGAGCCTCCGTAGCCGTACCCGGAGCCGCCGCCGCTGCCGCTGCCGCCCCAGGTGCAGTAGTACCAGGAGGAGTAGGAGCAGGAGGTGCCCGAGGAGGGGGTGGAGGAGTTCCTCGTCCCCGGGGTCGCGGTGGCCGAGGGCGTCGGGTCGGCCGTCTTCGGCTCGGCCGCCTTGGGGGTGGGCGTCGGGGCCGGGGTGGCGGACGCGGTGTCGTCGGCGCCCCAGTTGACGAACTCCATCTGCGGGTCGGGCTGCGAGGTGTCGATCACCCAGCGCTGGGACGTGCCGTTCGCCCGGTTCTTCAGGACCAGGGCTCCCGAGCCGTCGGTGGCGGCGGGGGCGAGGGCCAGGTTCTGGTCGGAGCGCGGGACGAGGGTGCCCTGGAGGGTGAAGTCGTACCGGACGTTCCTGGCGGCCGCCGCGGCGGAGTCCGTGCAGGTGCCGAGCCGCACGGAGTAGCCGAGGTGGGAGTCGAGGCACAGGTTCGGGTCGGCGGAGCTGCGCAGCAGTCCGTCGGTCTCGTACGTCCACTGCTGGCCGGCGTCGGAGGAGCAGGGGGCGAGCTCGGTCTCGGCGCCCTTGACCGCCTTGTTCCCGGCCACACCGATGCACAGCCCGGAGGCGACGTTGTGCAGCCGGCCGCGCAGGGTGCCCTGGGTCTCCTGGTCGGCGATCCAGGACGGGGTGTCCGTGGCGGTGTCGGTGCCCGCGGACGGGGTCTTCGGGGCTCCGTCGGCGGCGCTG
It includes:
- a CDS encoding arsenic transporter codes for the protein MNAPLAETLSVSLLVASLAWAVLRPAGRSEAFVAVPAAVVAVGLGAISPGHALEEAERLGPVIGFLAAVLVLAHLCDVEGLFTACGAWMARWAAGRPRRLLTAVFVLASVVTAVLSLDATVVLLTPVVFATAARMGVRSKPHVYACAHLSNTASLLLPVSNLTNLLAFTASGLSFTRFAALMALPWLVAVGLEYAVFRRFFADDLPAGPSGAEPVPDTGPPPALPLFALVTVGCTLAGFVVASALGIEPAWAALAGALVMAGRALARRRVTPVAVVRSAAPGFLAFVLALGIVVRAVVDNGLADALRHALPDGSGLLALLGAAALAAVLANLINNLPAVLVLVPLAAPAGTGAVLAVLLGVNIGPNLTYAGSLATLLWRRVVQERAEHVGVGEFTRLGLLTVPVTLGAAVVALWVSLQVV